The Rhizobium indicum genome has a segment encoding these proteins:
- a CDS encoding helix-turn-helix transcriptional regulator, which translates to MLQSKDASSELIDLIYGSLFGECNWQDFLDRVAQTSPNGKAALHYHDLASPVAHVPYVSGFSRNEVDQFSSHFAAVNPWIPRLSFVPVGQGVCGDEIFPREDLLKSEFYNDWLKGQAQCETSIGVSIIREETRTFVLSTWTSSADTDFNKEAAGRYTILAPHLKRAFDFIRKRDLLAPERQTTQTLFDSIGVGLIYVSEQGRARQWNKSAEGLMEAGFPVQVAPSGKLELQCERSTAVLNFLTSRRGMQTRPHTAIAKAKDKASYRITLLRLQSDAFTEFLEGPTVAVIVEPMVATPLNERRDFLMEAYKLTATEIRIASSIASGHSPKEVAIADHISYETVRTHLRNIYSKLGVNSRVGLVALLMR; encoded by the coding sequence ATGCTCCAGTCAAAAGACGCTTCATCTGAGCTGATAGATTTGATCTATGGAAGTCTATTCGGTGAGTGCAACTGGCAGGATTTTCTGGATCGCGTTGCGCAAACCTCGCCGAATGGAAAGGCTGCCCTCCATTACCACGATCTGGCCTCGCCTGTGGCCCATGTTCCCTACGTATCGGGGTTTTCGAGGAATGAGGTCGACCAGTTCAGCAGCCACTTTGCCGCAGTGAACCCCTGGATTCCGAGATTGAGCTTTGTGCCGGTTGGTCAAGGTGTCTGCGGAGACGAAATCTTTCCACGCGAAGACTTGCTCAAATCGGAATTCTACAATGATTGGCTGAAGGGACAGGCCCAATGCGAGACGAGCATCGGTGTCTCGATCATTCGGGAGGAAACCCGCACCTTCGTGCTATCGACCTGGACGTCGTCAGCCGACACCGATTTCAACAAAGAGGCAGCCGGGCGTTACACGATACTCGCGCCTCATTTGAAAAGAGCTTTCGACTTCATCCGGAAGCGCGATCTACTCGCCCCGGAAAGACAGACGACGCAAACCCTGTTTGATAGCATCGGCGTCGGACTGATCTACGTTTCGGAGCAAGGGCGAGCACGTCAATGGAATAAGAGCGCGGAAGGCTTAATGGAGGCTGGCTTTCCTGTGCAAGTCGCTCCAAGCGGCAAGCTCGAACTTCAATGCGAGAGGTCGACTGCCGTTCTTAATTTCCTGACTTCCAGAAGGGGTATGCAAACAAGGCCGCATACGGCGATTGCAAAAGCGAAGGACAAGGCTAGCTATCGCATCACACTCCTCCGGCTCCAGTCCGATGCGTTCACTGAGTTCTTGGAGGGGCCGACCGTGGCCGTCATTGTCGAGCCGATGGTGGCCACGCCACTCAATGAGCGGCGAGATTTCCTAATGGAAGCCTACAAACTGACTGCGACGGAGATTCGGATCGCATCAAGCATTGCCTCGGGCCATTCTCCAAAGGAGGTGGCCATAGCCGATCACATCAGCTACGAAACAGTCAGAACCCACCTCAGAAACATCTATTCCAAGCTCGGGGTGAACTCCCGGGTTGGTTTGGTTGCGCTGCTCATGCGCTGA
- a CDS encoding suppressor of fused domain protein codes for MFPLLRACSRRRFLAMTLACSAAPARPARSAWNGKNGETATMPGAETTSLNAYRRTVYENELEEPEYSFADDRSDGIEIHAFGRDFAPVGTDEGYVLLTNGMSDRRMTLPTSHREKGEKPRAELMWYVREPTPEIIVNLRWLAELPFMDATWFGFGHRVPMPTPPVEGCDFRTFLFLTPIIETDQRIAAALMVENDPVEILTVNLISDAEYRFIKEKGLNPFLDMLDEEDYPPIFDPKRKSYL; via the coding sequence ATGTTCCCACTTCTCAGAGCATGCAGTCGAAGGCGTTTTCTGGCCATGACCTTGGCCTGTAGTGCTGCGCCGGCCCGGCCTGCCAGGTCTGCGTGGAATGGAAAGAATGGAGAGACGGCGACGATGCCAGGAGCAGAAACGACATCTCTCAACGCATACCGTCGCACCGTTTATGAGAATGAACTGGAGGAACCGGAATATTCCTTCGCAGACGACCGATCGGACGGCATTGAAATTCATGCGTTCGGACGCGACTTCGCGCCGGTCGGTACGGACGAAGGTTACGTGCTCCTGACCAACGGCATGAGCGATCGGCGAATGACGCTGCCGACCTCGCACCGGGAAAAGGGCGAAAAGCCCAGAGCCGAACTGATGTGGTACGTGCGTGAGCCGACGCCCGAAATTATCGTCAATCTGCGCTGGCTTGCCGAACTTCCATTCATGGATGCGACCTGGTTCGGTTTCGGCCATCGGGTGCCGATGCCGACCCCACCGGTCGAGGGATGCGATTTCAGGACATTTCTCTTTCTCACGCCGATCATCGAAACTGACCAGCGCATTGCGGCAGCGCTTATGGTCGAGAATGATCCGGTCGAGATCCTCACGGTGAATTTGATTTCCGATGCGGAGTACCGCTTCATCAAGGAGAAGGGACTGAACCCTTTTCTCGACATGCTGGACGAAGAGGATTATCCGCCGATATTCGACCCGAAGCGAAAATCCTACCTATAG
- a CDS encoding DUF5086 family protein, translating to MGAAVFARADAVKPPDVSTVVLSLSPRTVRWATVHKHPEPADHDLYYHVEVIEKERASPPWQFKRLAAHVVVTADALDRSRVRPKAKTYFYKDIEFRIAYRAWRAQPLMQQEAGVCRTTILECVDAADNMRP from the coding sequence TTGGGCGCAGCGGTCTTCGCGCGTGCCGACGCTGTGAAACCACCTGATGTTTCCACCGTCGTTCTCTCCCTCTCACCACGGACCGTTCGCTGGGCCACCGTCCACAAACATCCGGAGCCTGCCGATCACGATCTTTACTACCATGTCGAGGTGATCGAGAAGGAGCGAGCTTCGCCGCCATGGCAATTCAAACGGCTTGCCGCACATGTTGTCGTAACGGCGGACGCTTTGGACAGGAGCCGCGTGCGACCAAAAGCCAAGACCTATTTTTACAAGGACATCGAATTCCGGATCGCCTACCGAGCCTGGCGCGCGCAACCTCTCATGCAGCAGGAGGCCGGCGTTTGCCGCACGACAATTCTTGAATGCGTCGACGCCGCAGACAATATGCGGCCATAA
- the malQ gene encoding 4-alpha-glucanotransferase has product MKSAELDKLARRHGISLTRPSPDNRELAISAETKRKILSALKIDVPGAADPETGAQGRESKLAAKKIARSFLPDFLSCTRVWGLSLQLYELRSARNWGIGDFEDLSDMADLARSLGADFIGLTPLHAPFLADPDRCSPYEPSSRQHLNPLYIAVDRLPGFACSPELERQLESLRQTDLVDYVGVAQIKLRVLRDLWPAWRQRSVIDEAYDPAAFDAFITQGGNSLRLHALFECLSFSMVERGVGAGWQRWPADFQRFDSAAVSEFERGHADDVRFHMWLQWLAHRQLMQAAERARKAGLRIGLYLDLAVGEAVDGSATWSEPDIYVSKATIGSPPDPFAVDGQDWHLAGYLPSAIAAGEMSPFRRMVSAAMRYAGAIRIDHAAALRRLFLVPLGSRPDGGAYVRYPQDRLLQILAEVSAEHRCLVIGEDLGLIPKGLQDDLAAAHILSYRILSYEQDKKGFKPADVYPVLALACISTHDHQTLAGWWRGADIQARCEHGIVPPDLTEIHLEDRKRERRNLKAALKAAGLELPARLSQARATDETLRELTVSAYRFIARTPSLLAAVRLADLTDEKRPTNVPGTSDSYPNWKPKLSVLLADLMSSPLLKSVTAAMREERPRE; this is encoded by the coding sequence ATGAAATCTGCTGAGCTCGACAAGCTCGCCCGCCGGCACGGCATCAGCCTGACCAGGCCCAGTCCCGACAATCGGGAGCTGGCGATATCAGCCGAGACCAAGCGCAAGATCCTCTCGGCACTGAAGATCGACGTGCCGGGAGCGGCCGATCCCGAGACCGGCGCGCAGGGGCGGGAGTCCAAGCTGGCGGCTAAGAAGATCGCCAGGTCATTTCTGCCCGATTTCCTTTCCTGCACGCGCGTCTGGGGCTTAAGCCTGCAGCTCTACGAGCTCCGTTCGGCACGCAACTGGGGCATAGGAGATTTCGAGGATCTGTCGGATATGGCGGATCTCGCGAGATCGCTGGGCGCCGATTTCATCGGCCTGACACCGCTTCACGCGCCGTTTCTCGCCGATCCCGACCGTTGCAGTCCCTACGAGCCGTCGAGCCGCCAGCATCTCAACCCGCTCTATATCGCGGTCGACCGGTTGCCGGGTTTTGCCTGCAGTCCCGAACTCGAACGGCAATTGGAAAGCCTTCGCCAAACCGATCTCGTCGACTACGTCGGCGTCGCACAGATCAAGCTGAGGGTCCTGCGCGATCTTTGGCCGGCCTGGCGACAGCGCAGCGTGATCGACGAGGCCTATGATCCGGCCGCTTTCGACGCCTTCATCACGCAAGGCGGTAACAGCCTGCGGCTGCATGCGCTTTTCGAATGCCTCTCGTTTTCCATGGTCGAGCGCGGGGTGGGCGCCGGCTGGCAACGTTGGCCAGCCGATTTCCAGCGCTTCGACAGCGCCGCTGTCTCTGAATTTGAGCGCGGACACGCGGACGATGTCCGCTTCCACATGTGGCTGCAATGGCTTGCTCACCGGCAGCTGATGCAGGCGGCGGAGCGGGCGCGAAAGGCCGGCCTGCGGATCGGGCTCTATCTCGATCTTGCCGTCGGGGAGGCGGTCGATGGCTCGGCGACATGGAGCGAGCCGGATATCTATGTCTCGAAGGCCACCATCGGCAGCCCACCCGATCCATTCGCCGTGGACGGGCAGGACTGGCACCTTGCCGGATATCTGCCTTCCGCGATCGCGGCAGGAGAAATGTCGCCTTTCCGGCGCATGGTCAGCGCTGCCATGCGATATGCGGGCGCCATCCGCATCGACCACGCCGCAGCGCTTCGCCGCCTCTTCCTGGTGCCATTGGGCAGCAGGCCGGACGGCGGCGCTTATGTCCGCTATCCCCAGGATCGGCTGCTGCAGATCCTCGCAGAAGTGTCCGCCGAGCATCGGTGCCTCGTCATCGGAGAAGACCTGGGACTGATCCCCAAGGGATTGCAGGACGATCTGGCGGCGGCCCACATTCTCTCCTACCGCATCCTTTCCTATGAACAGGACAAAAAGGGCTTCAAGCCGGCGGACGTCTATCCCGTCCTGGCTTTGGCCTGCATTTCGACGCACGACCACCAGACCCTTGCCGGCTGGTGGCGCGGCGCCGACATTCAGGCCCGGTGCGAGCACGGCATCGTGCCGCCCGATCTCACCGAGATACATCTCGAAGACCGCAAGCGCGAGCGGAGGAACCTGAAAGCGGCGCTGAAGGCTGCCGGCCTCGAACTGCCGGCCAGGCTTTCCCAAGCGCGGGCAACCGACGAGACGCTGAGGGAATTGACCGTCAGCGCCTATCGCTTCATCGCCAGGACGCCCTCGCTTCTCGCCGCGGTCCGTCTCGCCGATCTCACCGACGAAAAGAGGCCAACCAATGTGCCAGGCACCAGCGACAGCTATCCGAACTGGAAGCCGAAGCTATCGGTTTTGCTCGCGGATCTGATGTCGAGCCCGCTGCTGAAGAGCGTCACGGCGGCAATGCGGGAGGAAAGGCCGCGGGAGTGA
- the treZ gene encoding malto-oligosyltrehalose trehalohydrolase, with translation MTFGPAFTEEGILFRLWAPLHESVSLKLKGADPRPMQAVGNGWHHYTVADAGVGTRYRFVLPDGLEIPDPASRFQPQDVHGPSEVVDLSSYRWKTGDWTGRPWEEMVMYEMHIGCFTPEGTFKAAIERLDHLQALGVTALQIMPLSEFPGRYSWGYDGVLPYAPDSSYGRPEDFMALVDAAHQRGISVFLDVVYNHFGPDGNYIPAYAPLFTDHHKTPWGNGINYDGDGSEMIREFIIENAIYWITRFRLDGFRFDAVHAIKDDSAEHLLHALARRVRAAAGNRHVHLIVENEENDSDLLTRDENGEVRLFTAQWNDDVHHVLHITATGETFGYYADYAGDAGKLGRALAEGFVFQGEHMPYRGGSRGKPSGYLPPTAFISFIQNHDQIGNRALGDRVLASSPADVVKAVAAIYLLAPEIPMLFMGEEWGAREPFPFFCDFDEDLNEKVRKGRREELSRLPGFDADDLLDPTAPSTFAAAKLDWSKLASSEVLGFYRALLDLRHRRIVPLLKGAGAGNAVYRSAGSALAVDWTLAQNRRLQLHANLGAEAAPPVSQQDDGETIFRLGGNDGGDLAPWTVIWSIGEA, from the coding sequence ATGACGTTCGGACCGGCATTCACTGAAGAGGGCATTCTATTCCGCCTCTGGGCTCCCCTGCATGAAAGCGTGTCGCTGAAACTCAAAGGCGCTGATCCGCGGCCGATGCAGGCGGTCGGGAACGGCTGGCACCACTATACGGTCGCGGATGCCGGTGTCGGTACGCGCTACCGCTTCGTCCTGCCGGACGGTCTCGAAATTCCCGATCCCGCCTCGCGGTTCCAGCCGCAGGATGTGCACGGGCCGAGCGAAGTGGTCGACCTTTCCTCCTATCGCTGGAAGACGGGTGACTGGACGGGTCGGCCTTGGGAAGAGATGGTCATGTACGAGATGCATATCGGCTGCTTCACGCCGGAGGGTACTTTCAAGGCCGCGATCGAGCGGCTCGACCATCTGCAAGCGCTGGGCGTTACGGCGCTGCAGATCATGCCGCTTAGTGAATTTCCCGGCCGTTACAGCTGGGGTTATGATGGCGTGCTTCCCTACGCTCCGGACAGCAGCTACGGCCGGCCGGAAGATTTCATGGCGCTGGTGGACGCAGCGCACCAGCGCGGCATCTCGGTTTTCCTGGACGTGGTCTACAATCACTTCGGGCCCGACGGGAACTATATCCCCGCCTATGCGCCGCTCTTTACCGACCATCACAAGACGCCCTGGGGCAACGGCATCAATTACGATGGCGACGGATCGGAGATGATCCGCGAGTTCATCATCGAGAACGCCATCTACTGGATCACCAGGTTCAGGCTCGACGGTTTCCGCTTCGATGCCGTCCACGCCATCAAGGACGACAGCGCCGAGCATCTGCTTCACGCGCTTGCCCGCCGCGTCAGGGCCGCGGCCGGCAACCGGCATGTTCATCTGATCGTCGAAAACGAGGAGAACGACAGCGACCTGTTGACGCGTGACGAAAACGGGGAGGTGAGGCTGTTCACCGCCCAGTGGAACGACGACGTACACCATGTGCTGCATATCACTGCCACCGGCGAAACCTTCGGCTATTATGCCGATTACGCTGGTGATGCCGGCAAGCTCGGCCGGGCGCTGGCGGAAGGTTTCGTCTTTCAGGGGGAGCACATGCCCTATCGCGGCGGAAGCCGCGGCAAGCCCAGCGGCTATCTCCCGCCCACCGCTTTCATCTCCTTCATCCAGAACCATGACCAGATCGGCAACAGGGCGCTGGGGGATCGGGTTCTGGCTTCGAGCCCTGCAGATGTCGTCAAGGCGGTCGCCGCCATCTACCTGCTGGCGCCCGAGATCCCGATGCTGTTCATGGGGGAGGAATGGGGCGCCAGAGAGCCTTTCCCCTTCTTCTGCGATTTCGACGAGGATCTGAACGAGAAGGTCAGGAAAGGCCGTCGCGAGGAGCTTTCGCGTCTGCCAGGCTTCGACGCCGACGACCTTCTCGACCCGACGGCGCCATCAACCTTCGCCGCCGCCAAGCTGGACTGGTCGAAACTCGCCTCTTCCGAGGTCCTTGGTTTTTACAGGGCGCTTCTCGACCTCCGGCACCGCAGGATCGTGCCTTTGCTGAAAGGCGCTGGCGCCGGGAACGCGGTCTATCGCTCGGCGGGAAGCGCGCTCGCGGTGGATTGGACCCTGGCACAAAACCGGCGTCTTCAGCTGCACGCCAACCTCGGCGCCGAGGCGGCGCCGCCCGTCTCGCAGCAGGACGACGGCGAGACGATCTTCCGTCTCGGCGGCAACGATGGCGGCGATCTCGCACCCTGGACGGTGATCTGGAGCATCGGCGAGGCTTGA
- a CDS encoding response regulator, translating to MNPVNILLVDDQPAKLLSYEVILEELQENLIKAQSAREAFEHLLRTEIAVILVDVCMPEQDGFELVSMIRQHPRYQNTPIIFVSAVMLAEPDRLRGYAVGAVDYVSVPIVPEVLRAKVRVFADLYRKTRELERLNAELEARVHQRTAELEASAAQLRELNEELEHRIDQRTREREEALAQLFEAQKLDTIGHLTGGVAHDFNNLLMAVLGSLNLLKKRLPADERSERLVTNAIQAAERGTALTQRLLAFARRQELKPQAVDFFRLFENVEDLLAKAVGPRIEIRKSIPADLAPLLVDSNQLELALLNLFVNARDALESGGAVTVAAAAAEDARPAGLAGGNYIRISVSDDGEGMDEATVSRAAEPFFTTKGVGKGTGLGLSMVHGLAAQSGGSIQISSIRGKGTTVSLWLPVAETFVKVQPPVEPPATEPLKPASRPLAILVVDDDALVRTGTVAMLEDLGHLPQEASSASQALEFFADGQGCDLVITDHAMPGMTGAELARHLRSSFPGLPIILASGYAEFSEDHGLGRMLRMKKPFTQEQLQTAMDQALSGKVAVA from the coding sequence ATGAACCCCGTCAACATCCTCCTCGTCGACGACCAACCGGCAAAACTCCTCAGTTACGAGGTCATTCTCGAAGAACTCCAGGAAAACCTCATCAAGGCGCAATCCGCTCGCGAAGCCTTCGAGCACCTGTTGCGCACTGAAATCGCGGTGATCCTCGTCGATGTCTGCATGCCCGAACAGGATGGATTCGAGCTCGTCAGCATGATCCGGCAGCATCCGCGCTATCAGAACACGCCGATCATCTTCGTTTCCGCCGTGATGCTGGCGGAACCGGACCGGCTGCGCGGCTATGCTGTGGGCGCGGTCGACTACGTCTCCGTCCCGATTGTCCCCGAGGTGCTGAGAGCCAAGGTGCGGGTCTTTGCCGATCTCTACAGGAAGACGAGGGAGCTCGAACGCCTGAACGCCGAGCTGGAGGCCCGCGTTCACCAGCGTACCGCCGAACTCGAGGCCTCGGCAGCGCAGTTGCGGGAGCTCAACGAAGAGCTCGAGCACCGGATCGATCAACGGACACGGGAGCGCGAAGAGGCGCTCGCACAGCTGTTCGAGGCGCAGAAGCTCGACACGATCGGCCACCTGACCGGTGGCGTGGCCCACGACTTCAATAACCTTCTGATGGCGGTTCTCGGCAGCCTGAACCTTCTGAAGAAGCGGCTTCCGGCCGATGAACGCAGTGAACGCCTGGTGACGAACGCGATCCAGGCGGCCGAACGCGGCACGGCGCTGACCCAGCGCCTGCTTGCTTTCGCACGTCGCCAGGAGCTCAAGCCGCAGGCGGTCGACTTCTTCAGGCTGTTCGAAAATGTCGAGGATCTTCTCGCCAAGGCGGTGGGGCCGCGCATTGAAATCCGCAAAAGCATCCCGGCGGATCTGGCACCCCTTCTGGTCGACAGCAACCAGTTGGAACTGGCGCTGCTCAACCTGTTCGTCAATGCCCGGGATGCGCTCGAAAGCGGCGGAGCCGTGACGGTTGCCGCGGCGGCAGCCGAAGACGCCCGCCCGGCCGGGCTCGCGGGCGGAAATTACATCCGGATATCGGTGTCGGACGATGGCGAGGGGATGGACGAGGCAACGGTCTCGCGTGCCGCCGAACCGTTTTTCACCACCAAGGGGGTCGGCAAGGGCACCGGCCTCGGCCTGTCGATGGTGCATGGCCTGGCGGCGCAATCCGGCGGCTCGATCCAGATATCGAGCATCAGGGGCAAGGGCACGACCGTTTCCCTGTGGCTGCCCGTTGCCGAAACTTTCGTCAAGGTGCAGCCTCCCGTTGAACCTCCGGCGACGGAGCCCTTGAAACCGGCGTCGCGGCCGCTTGCCATTCTCGTAGTTGATGACGATGCCCTTGTCAGGACCGGAACCGTGGCGATGCTGGAGGATCTCGGGCACCTGCCGCAGGAAGCGTCTTCCGCCTCCCAGGCCTTGGAATTCTTTGCCGACGGGCAGGGTTGCGATCTCGTCATCACCGATCATGCCATGCCGGGCATGACGGGCGCCGAGCTTGCGCGTCACCTTCGCTCCTCCTTTCCAGGCCTGCCCATCATCCTTGCCTCGGGCTATGCCGAGTTTTCCGAGGACCATGGCCTCGGCCGGATGCTGCGGATGAAGAAGCCATTCACGCAGGAACAGCTTCAGACGGCCATGGATCAGGCGCTCTCGGGCAAAGTCGCGGTGGCCTGA